The Candidatus Bealeia paramacronuclearis DNA segment TTTGAAACAGATTAACGCTGTTAAATCACAGCTTAACCTTATGAAGGGTAATATTAATGATTTGAAAGGACTTGCTCCTACTTTTAAAGCAGTTCTTGCGCCAACAAATACAGCCCAATCGACTATTTCCAATCTAACATCTGCATTCATTGGAATAGATTCAAGCGTTGTTAATATTGAAAATCAAACTCCTCCTTATTTATGCAAAAACTACAAAGGAGCTATTGTAACAGGGTGGATTCAGACTGGTAACGTTCGAAATACTTGGAATCTTGTTGATAAAAACGGTAAGTATTATTTAATCAGTCCTAATGTAGGCCTTATTGGCAAAGGGACGGAATATGTTGTGAGCCGCACTGTAAAGGGGTGGATAGATTCAGGAATGTTAGGAAGTGATGGTAAGACCATTGTTTGTATGAATGCGCCAACTCCCCCACTACCCCCTAAAAAATAAAAGCTCTTAATTCTCATACATCCGATAGAGCCTCGATCCCAAATGGATCGAGAGCTCGCGGGAAATGGTGTTGATTGAGAGGGCAAGATCATCCAAAGTTTGATGCTCATTCACAAGTTGGACCCAAGATCCGGGATAACACAAAGATTCCGGCACATCACTCACATCCACAACGGAATAATCCATGGAAATACGGCCCAAAATGGGAGCTTTGAAATCTCCAATAAAGACGTGACCCTGATTGCTGAGATCACGGCTAAGACCATCGGCAAATCCAATACCTAAGGTGGCCAATCGGGAATGGCGTTTAGTTTTAAAAGTGGCGCCATAGCCTACGGTTTCACCCTTAGGCACACTGCGGACTTGGATAATTTTTCCCCATAATGTGAGAACATTTTGAAACGGATTGGGACCTTCCAAGGATTGAGGATGCATTCCAAAAAAACCAAGTCCTGGACGGATGATGTCGTAATGATATTCGGGATTTAAAAAAAGGCCACCTGTATCCGAAAGGCTTTTTTGAAGGCGTTGAAAATGAGGAATGACCTTTTGGAAGGCTGCGAGTTGTTGTGCATTCATTGGGTGCCCTGGAATCTGGGAGCAGGCCAGATGGCTCATTACCATCTCAAGGGAAAGCCCTTCAAAACATCGCGCATTCGGAATGTCTTTCATC contains these protein-coding regions:
- the alr gene encoding alanine racemase, producing MRPLSKPLLNQNFSLSPKAVIPATEMGCLEINLKTIVKNYQLMKDLAPHAEISAVLKADGYGFGASPVGKALRDAGCKTFFVAHLDEGIALRKTLQNEKIYILTGVLPGTENELIQHNLTPVLNHAGMYELWKTAGHLENRPLQCALHIDTGMHRLGFEMKDIPNARCFEGLSLEMVMSHLACSQIPGHPMNAQQLAAFQKVIPHFQRLQKSLSDTGGLFLNPEYHYDIIRPGLGFFGMHPQSLEGPNPFQNVLTLWGKIIQVRSVPKGETVGYGATFKTKRHSRLATLGIGFADGLSRDLSNQGHVFIGDFKAPILGRISMDYSVVDVSDVPESLCYPGSWVQLVNEHQTLDDLALSINTISRELSIHLGSRLYRMYEN